In one window of Arthrobacter pascens DNA:
- a CDS encoding LysR family transcriptional regulator, whose protein sequence is MVNPVHLKTLLEVTRLGSFAAAAARLGYTASAVSQQMSALERETGVVLFKRSARSVVPTEAAVVMSRHAAKVLTDIEALMAAAYKTRDGSSQELRLGIFPSLATYVLPRILKNPAWKDLGIDLRVSVAEPGQTIQGLRTGGELDVALVFQVGQSGLAWPHTINRQWIGDDNFRVVLPAGWGFRTDAKVAADHLSEMPWIMHHPGTSDALVIERLFASCNLHPRVVAYSDDFHASLEMAAAGLGAALVPELALLHRPAGVVVLDVPEIRLARNVFALLINETKTARVQLFVDLLAETLAGLGSKGN, encoded by the coding sequence TTGGTAAATCCCGTACATCTGAAGACACTCCTCGAGGTCACCCGGCTCGGCTCCTTCGCCGCCGCCGCAGCGCGCCTGGGGTATACAGCGTCCGCGGTATCCCAGCAGATGTCCGCGCTGGAACGGGAAACAGGCGTGGTCCTGTTCAAGCGCTCTGCCCGCAGCGTCGTGCCGACAGAAGCGGCTGTGGTGATGAGCAGGCACGCCGCCAAGGTGCTCACCGACATCGAGGCACTGATGGCTGCGGCTTACAAGACCCGCGACGGCAGCAGCCAGGAACTGCGGCTGGGTATTTTTCCCAGCCTGGCCACGTACGTCCTCCCCCGGATCCTGAAAAACCCGGCCTGGAAGGATCTCGGCATCGATCTGCGCGTTTCGGTGGCAGAGCCGGGGCAGACCATCCAGGGGCTGCGCACCGGCGGGGAACTGGACGTAGCCCTGGTCTTCCAGGTGGGACAGTCAGGCCTCGCCTGGCCGCACACGATCAACCGGCAGTGGATCGGCGATGACAATTTCCGGGTGGTGCTTCCGGCGGGCTGGGGATTCCGCACCGATGCCAAGGTTGCCGCGGACCATCTGTCCGAGATGCCGTGGATCATGCACCACCCGGGGACCAGCGACGCCCTGGTGATCGAGCGTCTGTTTGCCAGCTGCAACCTGCATCCTCGCGTCGTCGCTTACAGTGACGATTTCCACGCCAGCCTGGAAATGGCGGCTGCCGGGCTTGGCGCCGCGCTGGTGCCGGAACTTGCCCTGCTGCACCGCCCGGCCGGGGTGGTGGTGCTGGATGTCCCCGAGATCCGCCTCGCCCGGAACGTTTTCGCGCTCCTGATCAACGAAACGAAAACCGCGCGGGTGCAGTTGTTTGTGGACCTGTTGGCCGAAACCCTGGCCGGTCTGGGGTCCAAGGGCAATTAG
- a CDS encoding DUF6994 family protein — translation MRVFDITFDYLLDTTPPGTDADSNSPRLKADHQLLWTKELCEEQLFKLTVSEIPKVRRNNYLIFEQTPDKSITFGSDAITNSYTRWGKPNALAQAKAELSEEQKRRYLNPPYTIGSAMIWPVRGIHLPTLNTARGMRKSIADRMDLTLECIRRHYAKEPGSPLDDVTTNYGDFFELFCTFEKFVEFFHFQDLVTPEGKIAFFLDEDEDTVFTRTGVPVTKDEYIRVQEASLKFIALRGNRMADWVEENHRDIEVRRP, via the coding sequence ATGCGCGTCTTCGACATTACCTTCGACTACCTTCTCGACACCACGCCTCCGGGAACGGACGCGGACTCCAATAGTCCGCGGCTCAAGGCTGACCATCAGCTGCTCTGGACGAAGGAGCTATGCGAGGAGCAGCTGTTCAAACTGACCGTCTCGGAAATTCCCAAGGTGCGTCGGAATAACTACCTGATCTTCGAGCAGACGCCCGACAAATCGATCACGTTCGGCAGTGACGCCATCACGAACTCCTACACCCGGTGGGGGAAGCCCAATGCCTTGGCCCAGGCTAAGGCCGAGTTGAGCGAGGAGCAGAAGCGCCGCTATCTCAACCCGCCGTACACGATCGGCAGCGCCATGATCTGGCCCGTCAGGGGAATACACCTGCCCACCCTCAACACCGCCAGGGGAATGCGAAAATCTATTGCGGACCGGATGGACCTGACCCTGGAATGCATCCGGCGCCACTACGCCAAAGAGCCAGGCAGCCCCCTCGACGACGTCACCACTAACTATGGGGACTTCTTCGAACTCTTCTGCACGTTCGAGAAGTTCGTGGAGTTCTTCCACTTCCAGGATCTCGTGACGCCGGAGGGGAAGATCGCTTTCTTCCTCGATGAGGATGAGGACACGGTCTTCACGCGCACCGGCGTCCCGGTCACGAAGGACGAGTACATCAGGGTTCAGGAAGCCTCGCTGAAGTTCATAGCGTTGCGGGGCAACCGGATGGCCGACTGGGTCGAGGAGAACCACCGCGACATTGAGGTCCGGCGGCCATAA
- the nrdI gene encoding class Ib ribonucleoside-diphosphate reductase assembly flavoprotein NrdI → MHAGAAHGVDGESAAAEPVTTESQLIYFSSTSENTKRFIAKLGRDSARIPLYPKDAPLLATRPYVLVVPTYGGTGGEGSVPRQVIRFLNNPQNRKLIRGVIGAGNTNFGDNYCMAVDIIAAKCQVPPLYRFELMGTPEDVTRVNQGLDTFWTRLSQTQK, encoded by the coding sequence GTGCATGCCGGAGCGGCTCACGGCGTTGACGGGGAATCGGCCGCAGCCGAGCCCGTCACCACAGAATCTCAACTCATCTACTTTTCCTCCACATCCGAGAACACCAAGCGCTTCATTGCGAAGCTTGGCCGCGACTCGGCCCGGATTCCGCTCTATCCGAAGGACGCGCCCCTTCTTGCCACCAGGCCGTACGTGCTGGTCGTGCCGACTTACGGCGGCACCGGGGGAGAGGGATCGGTCCCCCGGCAGGTCATCCGCTTCCTCAACAACCCGCAGAACAGGAAACTGATCCGCGGCGTTATCGGTGCCGGCAACACAAATTTCGGGGACAACTACTGCATGGCCGTGGACATCATCGCCGCCAAGTGCCAGGTCCCGCCCCTCTATCGATTTGAACTCATGGGAACGCCGGAAGACGTTACCCGGGTCAACCAAGGATTGGATACGTTTTGGACACGACTGTCTCAGACACAGAAGTAA
- the metE gene encoding 5-methyltetrahydropteroyltriglutamate--homocysteine S-methyltransferase, whose protein sequence is MSEQTIPATAFPAASILGYPRIGRRRELKKAIEAYWAGKIDAAALDAAAKEIQLGTAKRLQSLGLTEAAAVPGTFSYYDQVLDAAAHLGAVPARFGNLLNAEGQLDIDGYFTLARGNKEQQPLEMTKWFDTNYHYLVPEIGPETSFALTSSRIVEEFEYALANGVETRPYIVGPVTFLLLSKASDDAAAGFSPLSRLEDVLPVYAALLEKLAAAGATWVQLDEPALVVDQETPAADIQAAVARSYEVLSAAASRPQLFVSTPYGALNEQFSTLAASGIDALHIDAFKGAVPAAGELAALGTKTLVAGVVDGHNIWRNDLQASADKIAELQKSVAKLAISTSTSTQHVPHDVEEEAQLSEQLRSWLAFADQKAVEVVTLAGVLTDAAAVQPAIDEATRIIASRATAEGVQRADVRARTAALTPADFNRSEYSVREAAQEEALHLPPLPTTTIGSFPQTSEIRSARARNNKGDLTNEQYEQLMKDEIKRVVELQEELGYDVLVHGEPERNDMVQYFAENLEGFDVTVHGWVQSYGSRCTRPSILWGDVTRSAPITVAWAEYAQSLTNKPMKGMLTGPVTILAWSFVRDDQPLGETANQVGLALRDEIADLEAAGIKVIQVDEPALRELLPLRKADQAAYLDWSVNSFRLSTAGAADATQIHTHLCYSEFGAIIDAIDGLDADVTSIEAARSRMEVVHDLESHGFGRGVGPGVYDIHSPRVPGEQEVTELLSTAVKHVPSRQLWVNPDCGLKTRGYAETEESLRNLVKATKTVRAGLLQAAKQ, encoded by the coding sequence ATGTCTGAACAGACCATTCCCGCCACCGCATTTCCCGCCGCATCGATCCTCGGCTACCCGCGCATCGGACGCCGCCGCGAACTGAAGAAGGCCATCGAAGCCTACTGGGCCGGCAAGATCGACGCCGCAGCACTTGACGCAGCTGCCAAGGAAATCCAGCTGGGCACGGCCAAGCGCCTGCAGAGCCTGGGCCTAACCGAGGCCGCGGCTGTCCCGGGCACCTTCTCCTACTACGACCAGGTGCTCGACGCCGCTGCCCACCTGGGCGCCGTGCCCGCCCGCTTCGGCAACCTGCTCAACGCCGAAGGCCAGCTGGACATCGATGGCTACTTCACCCTGGCCCGGGGCAACAAGGAACAGCAGCCGCTGGAAATGACCAAGTGGTTCGACACCAACTACCACTACCTCGTCCCGGAAATCGGCCCGGAAACCAGCTTCGCGCTGACTTCCAGCCGCATCGTTGAGGAATTCGAGTACGCGCTGGCCAATGGTGTGGAAACCCGCCCGTACATCGTGGGTCCGGTCACCTTCCTGCTGCTGAGCAAGGCTTCCGACGACGCGGCCGCCGGCTTCAGCCCGCTGTCCCGCCTGGAGGACGTGCTTCCGGTCTACGCTGCACTGCTGGAGAAGCTCGCCGCAGCAGGCGCCACCTGGGTCCAGCTGGACGAGCCCGCCCTGGTTGTTGACCAGGAAACCCCCGCAGCAGACATCCAGGCCGCAGTGGCCCGCAGCTACGAGGTCCTCTCCGCTGCTGCCAGCCGCCCGCAGCTGTTCGTCTCCACCCCGTACGGCGCGCTGAACGAACAGTTCAGCACCCTTGCCGCTTCCGGCATCGACGCCCTCCACATTGACGCCTTCAAGGGTGCCGTTCCGGCCGCCGGGGAGCTCGCTGCCCTGGGGACCAAGACCCTTGTTGCCGGCGTCGTTGACGGCCACAACATCTGGCGCAACGACCTGCAGGCCTCGGCAGACAAGATCGCCGAACTGCAGAAGTCCGTCGCCAAGCTGGCCATCAGCACCTCCACCTCCACCCAGCACGTCCCGCACGACGTCGAGGAAGAGGCCCAGCTGTCCGAGCAGCTCCGCAGCTGGCTGGCCTTCGCCGACCAGAAGGCTGTCGAGGTTGTCACGCTGGCCGGTGTCCTCACGGATGCAGCGGCCGTCCAGCCTGCCATTGATGAGGCCACCCGCATCATCGCCTCCCGTGCCACCGCGGAAGGCGTGCAGCGCGCTGATGTCCGTGCACGCACCGCTGCCCTGACTCCGGCCGACTTCAACCGCTCCGAGTACTCGGTCCGCGAAGCCGCCCAGGAAGAGGCGCTGCACCTGCCGCCGCTGCCCACCACCACCATTGGTTCCTTCCCCCAGACCTCGGAGATCCGTTCCGCCCGTGCCCGCAACAACAAGGGCGATCTCACCAACGAGCAGTACGAGCAGCTCATGAAGGACGAGATCAAGCGCGTGGTGGAGCTCCAGGAGGAGCTGGGCTACGACGTCCTGGTGCACGGCGAGCCCGAGCGCAACGACATGGTCCAGTACTTCGCCGAGAACCTCGAAGGCTTTGACGTCACCGTCCACGGCTGGGTCCAGTCCTACGGCTCCCGCTGCACGCGTCCGTCCATCCTCTGGGGTGACGTCACCCGTTCAGCTCCTATCACGGTCGCCTGGGCAGAATACGCACAGTCCCTGACCAACAAGCCGATGAAGGGCATGCTCACCGGTCCGGTCACCATCCTGGCCTGGTCCTTCGTCCGCGACGACCAGCCGCTGGGCGAGACCGCGAACCAGGTCGGCCTGGCGCTGCGCGACGAGATCGCCGACCTCGAAGCCGCCGGCATCAAGGTCATCCAGGTGGACGAGCCCGCCCTGCGCGAGCTTCTGCCGCTGCGCAAGGCAGACCAGGCTGCCTACCTGGACTGGTCCGTGAACTCGTTCCGCCTGTCCACCGCCGGGGCTGCCGACGCCACCCAGATCCACACCCACCTGTGCTACTCCGAGTTCGGCGCCATCATCGACGCCATCGACGGACTGGACGCGGATGTGACCTCCATCGAGGCTGCACGCTCACGCATGGAGGTTGTCCACGACCTCGAGTCCCACGGCTTCGGCCGCGGCGTGGGTCCGGGGGTCTACGACATTCACTCGCCGCGCGTTCCGGGCGAGCAGGAAGTCACGGAGCTGCTCAGCACCGCCGTCAAGCATGTCCCCTCGCGCCAGCTGTGGGTCAACCCGGACTGCGGCCTGAAGACACGCGGCTACGCCGAGACCGAAGAGTCCCTGCGCAACCTGGTCAAGGCAACCAAGACGGTCCGCGCCGGACTGCTGCAAGCAGCCAAGCAGTAG
- the nrdE gene encoding class 1b ribonucleoside-diphosphate reductase subunit alpha, which translates to MPAAYKGLGYHELNAMLNLYGPSGEIQFEADREAAHQYFLQHVNNNTVFFHDLEEKLDYLVKNQYYERETLDQYTMNFIRELYNRAYKKKFRFETFLGAFKFYTSYTLKTFDGKRFLERYEDRVCMVALHLARGDEQLALQMVDEIIEGRFQPATPTFLNAGKKQRGELVSCFLLRIEDNMESIGRSINSALQLSKRGGGVAFALTNIREVGAPIKQIENQSSGVIPVMKLLEDSFSYANQLGARQGAGAVYLHAHHPDIYRFLDTKRENADEKIRIKTLSLGVVIPDITFELAKKDEDMYLFSPYDVERVYGMPFSDVSVTEKYYEMVDDSRIKKTKIKAREFFQTLAEIQFESGYPYIMFEDTVNRANPIDGKIIMSNLCSEILQVSQPTSYNDDLSYAETGKDISCNLGSLNIAKTMDSPDFGLTIETAIRSLSAVSDMSNITSVPSIAKGNDQSHAIGLGQMNLHGYLARERVHYGSEEGLDFTNIYFYSVVYHAIRASNKLAIQTGQTFGGFEKSKYASGEFFDKYTEQEWVPQTEKVAELFRNIHIPTQDDWRELKASVMEHGIYNQNLQAVPPTGSISYINNSTSSIHPVASKIEIRKEGKLGRVYYPAPYLTNDNLEYYQDAYEIGYEKVIDTYAAATQHVDQGLSLTLFFKDTATTRDINKAQIYAWRKGIKTIYYIRLRQLALEGTEVDNCVSCML; encoded by the coding sequence ATGCCCGCCGCCTACAAGGGCCTGGGTTATCACGAGCTGAACGCGATGCTCAACCTGTACGGACCCAGCGGTGAGATCCAGTTTGAGGCTGACCGCGAGGCTGCCCACCAGTACTTCCTGCAGCACGTGAACAACAACACCGTGTTCTTCCATGACCTGGAGGAGAAGCTCGACTACCTGGTGAAGAACCAGTACTACGAGCGCGAGACCCTCGACCAGTACACGATGAACTTCATCCGTGAGCTCTACAACCGTGCCTACAAGAAGAAGTTCCGTTTCGAGACCTTCCTGGGCGCGTTCAAGTTCTACACGTCCTATACCTTGAAGACTTTCGACGGCAAGCGTTTCCTGGAGCGCTACGAGGACCGCGTCTGCATGGTGGCCCTGCACCTGGCCCGCGGTGACGAGCAGCTTGCCCTGCAGATGGTGGACGAGATCATCGAAGGCCGCTTCCAGCCGGCCACGCCCACGTTCCTCAACGCTGGCAAGAAGCAGCGCGGCGAGCTGGTCTCCTGCTTCCTGCTCCGCATCGAAGACAACATGGAGTCGATCGGCCGTTCCATCAACTCCGCGCTGCAGCTGTCCAAGCGCGGCGGCGGCGTGGCTTTCGCGCTGACCAACATCCGCGAGGTGGGCGCTCCGATCAAGCAGATCGAGAACCAGTCTTCCGGCGTCATCCCCGTGATGAAGCTCCTCGAGGACAGCTTCTCCTACGCCAACCAGCTCGGTGCCCGCCAGGGTGCAGGTGCCGTGTACCTGCACGCGCACCACCCGGACATCTACCGGTTCCTGGACACCAAGCGCGAGAACGCGGACGAGAAGATCAGGATCAAGACCCTCTCGCTGGGCGTTGTCATCCCGGACATCACGTTCGAGCTGGCCAAGAAGGACGAGGACATGTACCTGTTCTCGCCGTACGACGTCGAACGCGTCTACGGCATGCCGTTCTCCGACGTCTCGGTCACCGAGAAGTACTACGAGATGGTGGACGATTCCCGGATCAAGAAAACCAAGATCAAGGCGCGTGAGTTCTTCCAGACCCTCGCCGAGATCCAGTTCGAATCCGGCTACCCGTACATCATGTTCGAGGACACCGTAAACCGGGCCAACCCGATCGACGGCAAGATCATCATGTCCAACCTGTGCTCGGAGATCCTGCAGGTTTCCCAGCCCACCAGCTACAACGATGACCTGTCCTACGCGGAAACCGGCAAGGACATCTCCTGCAACCTGGGCTCGCTGAACATCGCCAAGACTATGGACAGCCCGGACTTCGGCCTGACCATCGAGACGGCCATCCGGTCGCTTTCAGCGGTGTCGGACATGTCCAACATCACCTCGGTGCCGTCCATTGCGAAGGGCAACGACCAGAGCCACGCCATCGGCCTGGGCCAGATGAACCTGCACGGCTACCTGGCCCGCGAGCGGGTGCACTACGGGTCCGAAGAGGGGCTGGACTTCACCAACATCTACTTCTACTCGGTGGTGTATCACGCCATCCGCGCGTCGAATAAGCTGGCCATCCAGACCGGTCAGACGTTCGGCGGCTTTGAGAAGTCCAAGTACGCGTCGGGCGAGTTCTTCGACAAGTACACGGAGCAGGAGTGGGTGCCGCAGACCGAGAAGGTTGCGGAGCTGTTCAGGAACATCCACATTCCCACCCAGGATGACTGGCGCGAGCTGAAGGCTTCCGTCATGGAGCACGGAATCTACAACCAGAACCTGCAGGCCGTTCCGCCGACGGGCTCCATCAGCTACATCAACAACTCCACCTCCTCGATCCACCCGGTGGCGTCCAAGATCGAGATCCGCAAGGAAGGCAAGCTGGGCCGCGTGTACTACCCGGCGCCGTACCTCACGAACGACAACCTGGAGTACTACCAGGACGCGTACGAGATCGGCTACGAGAAGGTCATCGACACCTACGCCGCCGCCACGCAGCATGTTGACCAGGGCCTGTCCCTGACGCTGTTCTTCAAGGACACCGCCACCACCCGCGACATCAACAAGGCCCAGATCTACGCGTGGCGCAAGGGCATCAAGACCATCTACTACATCCGTCTCCGCCAGCTCGCGCTGGAGGGAACTGAGGTGGACAACTGCGTCAGCTGTATGCTTTAA
- a CDS encoding methylenetetrahydrofolate reductase, translating into MSPPSLIEAHPNLSDAAPVALSYELFPPRSPAAAESLWNTIRELETTEPDYVSVTYGASGSNRDTAVELIHRLLLETTLRPLAHLTCVGNTPEELAEIIGELLDTGVRGILALRGDKPKDGAEPAPGSLRYAQDLIELIRRVEQRRSALLCAGKIAVGVAAYPTRHPESPNEAHDVEVLLAKQRSGADFAITQVFFHTEQYADLLTRARRAGVTIPIVPGVMPFTSLRRVTRLGELSGVEPDPKLLERLAAADSDVERHRVGVRATVDLANAALEAGAPGIHLYTFNEHQSALEVLDKLALPRHSRAASRRNAIARRQLAS; encoded by the coding sequence ATGTCACCACCAAGCCTGATCGAAGCCCATCCCAACCTTTCCGACGCCGCCCCGGTGGCGCTTTCCTATGAACTCTTCCCGCCGCGTTCGCCGGCCGCCGCGGAGTCGCTCTGGAACACCATCCGGGAATTGGAAACGACCGAGCCTGACTATGTCTCCGTTACGTACGGTGCCAGCGGCTCGAACCGGGACACCGCCGTCGAACTCATCCACCGGCTCCTGCTGGAAACGACCCTTCGGCCGCTGGCCCACCTGACCTGCGTCGGCAACACACCGGAGGAACTCGCTGAGATCATCGGCGAACTGCTGGACACCGGCGTGCGGGGCATCCTGGCCCTCCGGGGAGACAAGCCCAAGGACGGAGCGGAGCCCGCCCCCGGATCGCTGCGGTACGCGCAGGACCTGATCGAGCTCATCCGGCGGGTAGAGCAGAGGCGTTCGGCGCTGCTGTGCGCCGGGAAGATTGCCGTTGGCGTCGCCGCCTATCCCACCCGTCACCCGGAGTCACCCAATGAGGCGCACGACGTCGAGGTGCTCCTGGCCAAGCAGCGCTCCGGCGCGGACTTCGCCATCACCCAGGTTTTCTTCCATACCGAGCAGTACGCGGACCTCCTCACTCGTGCCCGCCGCGCCGGTGTCACCATCCCCATCGTTCCCGGCGTGATGCCGTTCACCAGCCTTCGCCGCGTCACCCGGCTGGGTGAGCTGTCGGGCGTCGAGCCGGATCCGAAACTTCTGGAGCGTCTGGCCGCCGCGGACAGCGACGTGGAACGCCACCGGGTCGGCGTCCGAGCCACGGTTGACCTGGCGAACGCGGCGCTTGAGGCGGGTGCCCCCGGCATCCACCTCTACACCTTCAACGAACACCAAAGCGCACTGGAAGTGCTCGACAAGCTGGCCCTTCCGCGCCATTCACGCGCAGCCAGCCGCCGGAACGCCATCGCGCGGCGCCAGCTGGCCAGCTGA
- a CDS encoding DUF2004 domain-containing protein yields the protein MNKVASQHFGEIELNHGRDHNIAAKHDLRGQTLELDLNINAHDHFDEAAMHKVDYRLRYLPELVDEVREMIAEELEQEGTSPQEYLQFHCNALKDEHLHQVFGVEDRSQLTNDVFLKALKLGHVGIFPGQPERYFVLDFTLGSHFTDEVLVASADEDGVVDDEILWES from the coding sequence ATGAACAAGGTAGCGAGCCAGCACTTTGGTGAGATCGAACTCAACCATGGCAGGGATCACAACATTGCCGCGAAGCATGACCTCCGCGGCCAAACGCTGGAACTCGACCTCAACATCAATGCGCATGACCATTTTGATGAAGCTGCCATGCACAAGGTGGATTATCGGCTGCGCTACCTGCCCGAGCTCGTCGACGAGGTCCGCGAGATGATCGCCGAAGAGCTGGAGCAGGAGGGCACAAGCCCGCAGGAATACCTGCAGTTCCACTGCAATGCACTAAAGGATGAACACCTGCACCAGGTCTTCGGAGTGGAAGACCGCAGCCAGCTCACCAACGACGTGTTCCTCAAAGCCCTCAAGCTCGGCCACGTGGGCATCTTCCCCGGCCAGCCGGAGCGGTACTTTGTCCTGGATTTCACGCTTGGCTCGCACTTCACTGATGAAGTGCTGGTGGCCTCAGCGGACGAAGACGGAGTGGTGGACGACGAAATCCTCTGGGAATCGTAG
- the nrdH gene encoding glutaredoxin-like protein NrdH: MTVTVYTKPACVQCNATYRALDKKGITYQSVDISQDAEALDRLKALGYMQAPVVVTDQDHWSGFRPDKIEELALSAVSSVA, from the coding sequence ATGACCGTTACGGTTTACACAAAGCCGGCTTGCGTTCAGTGCAACGCAACGTACCGTGCGCTGGACAAAAAGGGCATCACCTACCAGAGCGTTGACATTTCACAGGATGCCGAAGCCCTGGACCGCTTGAAGGCGCTGGGCTACATGCAGGCACCTGTCGTGGTTACCGACCAGGACCACTGGTCAGGCTTCCGCCCGGACAAGATCGAGGAACTGGCACTGTCCGCCGTTTCCTCCGTGGCCTAG
- the nrdF gene encoding class 1b ribonucleoside-diphosphate reductase subunit beta, producing MTEKVKLLSHVEAINWNRIQDDKDVDVWNRLVNNFWLPEKIPLSNDVQSWATLTPDEQQLTMRVFTGLTLLDTIQGTVGAVSLIPDAITPHEEAVYTNIAFMESVHAKSYSSIFSTLASTKEIDEAFRWSTENQNLQKKAQIVMDYYQGDDPLKRKVASTLLESFLFYSGFYLPMYWSSRAKLTNTADLIRLIIRDEAVHGYYIGYKFQKGLEGLSEERKQEIKDYTFELLFELYENEVQYTHDLYDSVGLAEDVKKFLHYNANKALMNLGYEAMFPASVTDVNPAILSALSPNADENHDFFSGSGSSYVIGKAVNTEDEDWDF from the coding sequence ATGACCGAGAAGGTCAAGCTGCTTAGCCACGTCGAGGCAATCAACTGGAACCGCATCCAGGACGACAAGGACGTCGATGTCTGGAACCGCCTGGTCAACAACTTCTGGCTGCCGGAGAAGATCCCGCTGTCCAACGACGTGCAGTCGTGGGCCACGCTTACCCCCGATGAGCAGCAGCTCACGATGCGCGTGTTCACGGGCCTGACCCTGCTGGACACCATCCAGGGCACCGTCGGCGCCGTTTCGTTGATTCCGGATGCAATCACCCCGCATGAAGAGGCTGTCTACACGAACATCGCGTTCATGGAGTCCGTTCACGCCAAGAGCTACTCTTCGATCTTCTCCACGCTGGCCTCCACCAAAGAGATCGACGAGGCGTTCCGCTGGTCCACCGAGAATCAGAACCTTCAGAAGAAGGCCCAGATCGTCATGGACTACTACCAGGGCGACGATCCCCTGAAGCGGAAGGTGGCCTCCACGCTGCTGGAGAGCTTCCTGTTCTATTCGGGCTTCTACCTGCCGATGTACTGGTCCTCACGGGCGAAGCTGACGAACACGGCTGACCTGATCCGCCTGATCATCCGGGATGAAGCCGTGCACGGCTACTACATCGGCTACAAGTTCCAGAAAGGTCTGGAGGGTCTGTCCGAAGAGCGCAAGCAGGAGATCAAGGACTACACGTTCGAGCTACTGTTCGAGCTGTACGAGAACGAAGTGCAGTACACGCACGACCTCTACGACTCTGTCGGTCTGGCCGAGGACGTCAAGAAGTTCCTGCACTACAACGCCAACAAGGCGCTCATGAACCTGGGCTACGAGGCCATGTTCCCGGCGTCGGTCACGGACGTGAACCCGGCCATCCTCTCGGCACTGTCACCGAACGCCGATGAGAACCATGACTTCTTCTCCGGGTCCGGTTCCTCGTACGTCATTGGCAAGGCCGTCAACACTGAGGACGAGGACTGGGACTTCTGA